A window of the Nibribacter ruber genome harbors these coding sequences:
- a CDS encoding organic hydroperoxide resistance protein: MKRLYTAEVTATGGRSGQVKSSDGIIDIPVQLPEGMGGKGGATNPEQLFAAGYAACFQSALQLMAGKQKIRLDEKSTVTAHVGLDQFEDGRFGLAVQLDVKIDGVDKEKAQELVEQAHEVCPYSVGTRGNIDVQLNVLA, from the coding sequence ATGAAAAGATTGTATACAGCGGAAGTAACCGCTACCGGTGGCCGCAGCGGCCAGGTTAAATCATCTGATGGCATCATTGACATTCCTGTACAGCTTCCGGAAGGTATGGGCGGCAAAGGTGGGGCCACCAACCCAGAGCAGCTGTTTGCCGCTGGCTACGCAGCTTGTTTCCAAAGCGCCCTGCAACTGATGGCGGGCAAACAGAAAATCAGACTTGACGAGAAGTCAACCGTGACGGCGCATGTGGGCCTGGACCAGTTTGAGGACGGGCGCTTCGGGCTGGCCGTGCAGCTAGACGTGAAGATTGACGGCGTAGACAAAGAAAAAGCGCAGGAACTCGTAGAGCAGGCGCATGAGGTGTGCCCGTATTCTGTGGGTACCCGCGGAAACATTGATGTGCAACTGAACGTGCTGGCCTAG
- a CDS encoding ABC transporter ATP-binding protein, with protein sequence MTDQKPVLLEARGLFKSYGKLPVLKGIDLTIGEAEIVSIVGASGAGKSTLLHLLGTLDSPDAGEVYLQGQRISGLSNKEVARFRNQNIGFIFQFHNLLPEFTALENVCLPGFLANRPEKEVEQRAKELLEMLGLGHRLDHKPSEMSGGEQQRTAVARALINSPKLIFADEPSGNLDSKNADELHHIFFKLREDLGQTFVLVTHNPVLADMADRKLTMKDGFLLQPEEASEETI encoded by the coding sequence ATGACCGACCAGAAACCAGTTTTATTGGAAGCCCGCGGGCTGTTTAAATCGTACGGCAAACTGCCGGTGTTAAAAGGAATTGACCTTACTATTGGTGAGGCCGAAATCGTGTCTATTGTAGGCGCCTCGGGTGCTGGTAAAAGTACGCTGCTGCACTTGCTGGGTACCTTAGACTCACCAGACGCCGGCGAAGTCTACTTGCAAGGCCAGCGCATCTCGGGCTTGAGTAATAAAGAGGTCGCTCGTTTCCGGAATCAGAACATCGGCTTCATCTTTCAGTTTCATAACCTCTTGCCAGAATTCACGGCCCTTGAAAACGTATGCCTGCCGGGTTTCCTGGCCAACCGTCCAGAGAAGGAAGTAGAACAACGGGCCAAAGAATTGCTGGAGATGCTGGGCCTGGGCCATCGGCTGGACCATAAGCCCTCAGAGATGAGCGGTGGCGAACAGCAGCGCACCGCCGTAGCCCGCGCGCTCATCAACTCACCCAAACTCATCTTTGCAGATGAACCCTCTGGCAACTTAGACTCCAAGAACGCTGACGAATTGCACCACATCTTCTTTAAACTTCGCGAAGACTTGGGCCAGACCTTCGTGCTGGTCACCCACAACCCCGTTTTGGCAGACATGGCCGATAGAAAACTAACCATGAAGGACGGCTTCCTGCTTCAGCCCGAGGAAGCCTCTGAAGAAACAATATAG
- the sucC gene encoding ADP-forming succinate--CoA ligase subunit beta — MNIHEYQAKDILKRYGVRIQEGIVAETPEEAVAAAKRLTEETGTGWHVIKAQIHAGGRGKGGGVKLAKNLEQVKEIAGQILGMQLVTHQTGPEGKKVHKVLVAQDVYYPGDSEPKEYYVSILLDRAKGQNVIMASTEGGMDIEEVAEHTPEKIFKEWIDPAVGLRPFQANKIAFAFGLQGEAFKEFTKFLTSLYNAYLDTDASMFEINPVLKTSDNKILAVDGKVDLDDNALFRHKDLADLRDILEEDPLEVEASKSNLNYVKLDGNVGCMVNGAGLAMATMDIIKLSGGEPANFLDVGGGANAQTVEAGFRLILQDPNVKAILINIFGGIVRCDRVANGVVEAYKNIGTINVPIIVRLQGTNAEEGARIIDESGLKVYSAVLLKDAALKVKEVLANA, encoded by the coding sequence ATGAATATACACGAGTACCAGGCGAAAGACATTCTGAAACGCTACGGCGTTAGAATTCAAGAAGGCATCGTGGCGGAGACCCCTGAAGAGGCGGTAGCGGCTGCCAAGCGTTTAACCGAGGAAACCGGCACTGGCTGGCACGTCATCAAAGCCCAGATTCATGCGGGCGGTCGTGGCAAAGGCGGCGGGGTGAAACTTGCCAAAAACCTGGAGCAGGTGAAAGAAATTGCCGGCCAGATCTTGGGCATGCAGTTAGTAACGCACCAGACTGGTCCAGAAGGAAAGAAAGTGCACAAGGTATTGGTAGCCCAGGACGTTTACTATCCTGGTGACTCTGAGCCGAAAGAATATTACGTGTCTATCTTGTTAGACCGTGCCAAAGGTCAGAACGTGATCATGGCGTCTACTGAAGGCGGTATGGACATTGAAGAAGTGGCTGAGCACACGCCAGAGAAAATCTTCAAGGAGTGGATTGACCCAGCAGTTGGTCTTCGTCCATTCCAGGCCAATAAAATTGCATTTGCCTTTGGTTTGCAGGGCGAGGCGTTCAAAGAATTCACCAAGTTCTTGACCAGCCTGTATAATGCGTATTTGGATACGGATGCTTCTATGTTTGAGATCAACCCGGTGTTGAAGACCTCAGACAACAAGATTTTAGCGGTAGACGGTAAAGTAGACTTAGACGACAACGCATTGTTCCGTCACAAGGACCTTGCTGACCTTCGCGACATTCTGGAAGAAGATCCTTTGGAAGTAGAAGCAAGCAAAAGCAACCTGAACTATGTGAAGCTAGACGGTAACGTAGGCTGTATGGTAAACGGTGCTGGTCTGGCTATGGCTACCATGGACATCATCAAACTTTCTGGCGGTGAGCCGGCTAACTTCCTGGACGTAGGAGGTGGGGCCAACGCGCAGACCGTAGAGGCTGGTTTCCGTTTGATCTTGCAAGACCCTAACGTGAAGGCCATCTTGATCAACATCTTCGGTGGTATTGTTCGTTGCGACCGTGTAGCGAATGGTGTAGTAGAAGCGTACAAGAACATTGGCACTATCAACGTTCCCATCATTGTTCGTTTGCAAGGAACCAACGCTGAGGAAGGTGCTAGAATCATTGACGAGTCTGGCTTGAAAGTATACTCTGCCGTTCTTTTGAAGGACGCCGCTTTGAAAGTGAAAGAAGTATTGGCCAACGCCTAA
- a CDS encoding flavodoxin family protein — MKAIILLGTLKKTGLSNTEVLCEFFQKHLEVQNIECSILKLVEHSILPGTYNDMGEGDDWPHILEQILASDILLLASPIWWNNHSSETQRVIERLDELHDEILEGKESRLLGKVGGVLVTGDSDGAQTIIANVGNFFNAVGITLPPFATLTVLWDRQAKDKKPTKQELLAKYEKEYKATAEKMATQLITYAQLKKKVTA; from the coding sequence ATGAAAGCAATCATCTTACTAGGCACCTTGAAAAAGACAGGCCTGTCCAACACAGAGGTTCTGTGCGAGTTCTTCCAAAAACACTTAGAGGTGCAAAACATAGAATGCTCCATCCTTAAACTGGTGGAGCATTCTATTTTGCCTGGCACTTACAATGACATGGGCGAAGGCGATGACTGGCCCCACATCTTGGAACAAATCCTAGCCTCAGACATCCTCCTGCTGGCCTCTCCTATCTGGTGGAACAACCATTCTTCAGAAACGCAGCGCGTCATTGAGCGCCTGGATGAACTACATGACGAGATTCTGGAGGGAAAAGAATCCAGGCTGTTAGGAAAAGTGGGCGGCGTGCTGGTCACCGGCGACTCTGACGGGGCGCAGACCATCATTGCCAACGTGGGCAATTTCTTCAACGCCGTGGGCATCACCCTTCCTCCGTTTGCCACCTTAACCGTGCTTTGGGACAGGCAGGCCAAAGACAAGAAACCCACCAAACAAGAACTCCTGGCCAAGTATGAGAAGGAGTACAAAGCCACGGCAGAAAAGATGGCAACACAGCTTATCACCTATGCACAGCTAAAAAAGAAGGTGACCGCCTAA
- a CDS encoding transglutaminase-like domain-containing protein has translation MKTKNLLTLCLATLLNAGTALTLFAQDAVPQTKVLTFDRTPQLNPTYQYSTPDNAYLTKLRTSYNLDKVVAGKKTDFDKVKAICGWARKRWEHNGDNTPLKNDPISILEEAATGKQFRCVEYGILVSGALNAIGIPARTLALKMEHTDTIAYGAGHVAAEAYLRDLKKWVMVDGQFDVIPMLQNTPLNAVELQQALSAGAPDLKVVSFSGTKAADYFSWIAPYLFYFDTKLDNRYDVERVLGSIMLVPKGYKNLTIFQKVNPIKNMVYTHSLADFYPEIK, from the coding sequence ATGAAAACCAAAAACCTTCTTACCCTCTGTCTGGCTACTCTGCTGAACGCAGGCACCGCTCTTACTTTATTCGCGCAAGACGCCGTGCCTCAGACCAAAGTCCTCACGTTTGACCGTACTCCGCAGCTAAATCCAACGTATCAGTACAGCACACCAGACAACGCCTACCTTACCAAGCTGCGTACCAGTTACAATTTAGACAAAGTAGTAGCCGGCAAGAAAACAGATTTTGACAAGGTGAAAGCTATTTGTGGCTGGGCCAGAAAACGCTGGGAACACAACGGCGACAATACGCCCCTCAAAAACGATCCTATTTCCATTCTGGAGGAAGCGGCCACCGGCAAACAGTTCAGATGCGTAGAATACGGCATTTTGGTGAGCGGGGCCCTGAATGCCATAGGCATACCCGCCAGAACGCTGGCGCTCAAGATGGAACACACAGACACCATTGCTTATGGCGCAGGACACGTGGCTGCCGAGGCTTACCTGCGCGATCTGAAGAAATGGGTGATGGTAGACGGGCAGTTTGATGTGATTCCCATGCTCCAAAATACGCCCTTGAACGCCGTGGAACTGCAACAGGCGCTCTCTGCCGGCGCGCCAGACCTGAAAGTGGTTTCCTTCTCGGGCACCAAAGCCGCCGACTACTTCTCCTGGATTGCTCCCTACCTCTTTTATTTTGACACCAAACTAGACAACCGCTATGACGTGGAGCGTGTGTTGGGCAGCATTATGTTAGTGCCCAAAGGCTATAAAAACCTGACGATCTTCCAGAAGGTGAATCCCATTAAAAACATGGTGTATACGCATTCCCTGGCAGACTTTTACCCAGAGATAAAGTAA